In one window of Zhongshania aliphaticivorans DNA:
- a CDS encoding carotenoid biosynthesis protein — translation MNTTPNINRFFYCSIALVIIQVAVITLGKAWSPAVSVLTMTLVTFWHGFIWMGVKRMLFLFLLVSTISWSYETISVLTGFPFGNYHYTDALGAKIGLVPINIMPAYFAVGYFSFVLAHLILDKRNTSYPNGSWLPISIAASFIMVSWDLAMDPIMATVEKNLIWENGGVYFGVPLVNFAGWFLCVFSFYALFTLIYRKPSESIHKLNIVSSRKFWIIAPLSYAALLTGSVRNFINGTDESAFSPDGKEWLINDISGSLLLISCFTLLPIALLASYKIFAKTGEGE, via the coding sequence ATGAATACTACGCCTAATATTAATCGCTTTTTCTATTGCAGCATCGCCCTTGTGATCATTCAGGTTGCTGTAATCACCTTGGGAAAGGCGTGGTCACCCGCCGTCTCCGTATTGACCATGACCCTCGTCACCTTTTGGCATGGGTTCATATGGATGGGAGTAAAAAGGATGCTATTTCTATTCTTGCTCGTATCTACCATAAGCTGGTCATATGAAACCATAAGTGTTCTCACAGGCTTCCCCTTTGGCAACTATCATTATACTGACGCACTTGGGGCCAAAATCGGCCTTGTTCCAATCAATATAATGCCCGCCTATTTTGCCGTTGGTTATTTTTCCTTTGTGTTGGCTCATCTTATTTTAGACAAACGTAACACTTCATATCCGAACGGTTCGTGGCTGCCAATTTCGATTGCCGCATCATTTATCATGGTGTCTTGGGACCTTGCAATGGACCCAATTATGGCAACGGTAGAAAAAAATTTGATCTGGGAAAATGGCGGCGTCTACTTCGGCGTACCGCTAGTAAATTTCGCTGGTTGGTTTCTGTGTGTGTTTTCTTTCTATGCCCTCTTCACCCTTATCTACCGAAAGCCAAGCGAGAGCATTCATAAGCTAAACATCGTATCGTCACGAAAATTCTGGATAATCGCTCCTCTCTCCTATGCCGCACTTTTAACTGGGAGTGTCAGAAATTTCATCAATGGTACTGATGAAAGCGCATTTTCACCCGACGGAAAAGAGTGGCTGATCAATGATATTTCAGGCTCATTGCTACTTATTTCCTGCTTCACCTTATTACCTATTGCTCTTTTGGCAAGCTACAAGATTTTCGCCAAAACTGGAGAAGGTGAATAG
- a CDS encoding c-type cytochrome, protein MDKQRFTPTPMQRVFRYSTAQCQKSIGRVVLPISLALGCAIASAETTNSAIAAGEAKSAVCRSCHGAEGITTNPAWPNLAGQNKRYLENQLKRFRDGGREDPVMSAMAAPLSDEDIANLSAYYSNLAQ, encoded by the coding sequence TTGGATAAGCAACGATTCACCCCAACGCCAATGCAACGCGTTTTTCGTTATTCGACCGCCCAATGCCAGAAAAGTATTGGTCGCGTCGTTCTGCCCATTAGCCTTGCCCTCGGTTGCGCAATCGCTTCTGCAGAGACAACAAACAGTGCAATTGCAGCGGGCGAAGCCAAATCAGCCGTCTGCCGCTCGTGTCACGGTGCAGAGGGCATCACCACAAACCCTGCGTGGCCTAACCTTGCTGGGCAAAATAAGCGCTACCTAGAAAACCAGCTCAAACGCTTCCGTGATGGCGGCCGAGAAGACCCCGTAATGTCAGCAATGGCAGCCCCCCTGTCCGACGAGGACATCGCCAATTTGTCGGCATACTATTCAAATCTCGCTCAATAA
- a CDS encoding DUF7064 domain-containing protein — MMNHENMHPVGDDQHWSESYYFNFYDPEAQVGMFTRMGWRTGSGRADALHVLFLPGSRVAFTYGLRSIERDLSQYDNDLKVGNLAIECLSPHKKWSVAYSGEAQDIANGEILLQRSKSRPEGWFTPAHLDMALEFDCQSKPHLVSDATRGHLEQAGVVSGQITLGDDTWTVKGQGIRDKSWGPRDWSMGHAAPSDDNGGEPSPHVHWFSANFGPDLALGGSLLKSESGEWQTIGSWLLRDGKTTELEEFRVESCYKPDTILHTSVVISVKTVNGEAFQIEGEMVNICPTKVPAPGGAILIMEGLARYTWGDQTGYGISEQWHVMNK; from the coding sequence ATGATGAATCACGAAAACATGCATCCAGTGGGCGATGACCAACATTGGAGCGAAAGCTATTATTTTAATTTTTACGACCCAGAGGCGCAGGTGGGGATGTTTACCCGTATGGGCTGGCGTACCGGCAGTGGTCGAGCTGATGCCCTACATGTGTTGTTTCTACCAGGCTCGCGGGTAGCGTTTACTTATGGGCTGCGGTCTATAGAGCGAGATCTAAGCCAGTATGACAACGATTTAAAGGTGGGTAATCTCGCCATCGAATGCCTGTCTCCCCATAAAAAGTGGTCGGTCGCGTATAGCGGTGAAGCACAAGATATCGCCAACGGCGAGATACTGTTGCAACGCAGCAAGTCGCGCCCCGAAGGCTGGTTTACTCCTGCGCATTTGGACATGGCCTTAGAATTTGATTGTCAGTCAAAGCCTCATCTAGTGTCGGATGCGACCCGCGGACATCTCGAGCAAGCAGGGGTCGTTAGCGGCCAGATTACGCTGGGGGACGACACCTGGACCGTAAAAGGCCAAGGTATTCGCGATAAATCTTGGGGGCCGCGTGACTGGAGTATGGGTCATGCCGCGCCAAGCGACGACAATGGTGGTGAGCCAAGCCCCCATGTTCATTGGTTCTCAGCGAACTTTGGCCCCGACCTTGCGCTAGGCGGAAGTTTGCTGAAATCTGAGTCAGGGGAATGGCAAACCATTGGTTCTTGGTTGCTCAGAGATGGTAAAACAACCGAGCTTGAAGAATTTCGAGTAGAGTCGTGCTACAAGCCAGATACTATTCTTCATACCAGTGTGGTGATCTCAGTAAAAACGGTGAATGGAGAAGCATTCCAAATCGAGGGGGAGATGGTTAATATCTGCCCAACTAAAGTGCCGGCACCGGGTGGCGCGATTTTGATTATGGAAGGTCTAGCTCGCTATACCTGGGGCGATCAAACAGGCTACGGTATTTCAGAGCAATGGCATGTGATGAATAAATAA
- a CDS encoding TetR/AcrR family transcriptional regulator has translation MATKPAPKKKQERSSRDDWLRAALELLGEEGIARITIDALCKKLRLTKGSFYWHFSGRQELLEGMADRYANAHHREIRERIDSSDLDDWERIKLVAKDAFDNYARIDHAMRIWAEECEFTAEAIKLSDARTLRFTEEKLVNLGVPQDRATLIARLMLCTGLGFSFAQPSLGGKKEYEELEPLIESLIDIERAKKR, from the coding sequence ATGGCCACCAAACCCGCGCCGAAAAAAAAGCAAGAGAGATCCTCTCGCGACGACTGGCTTCGTGCTGCCTTGGAATTACTAGGTGAAGAGGGTATTGCTCGTATTACCATCGATGCGCTGTGTAAAAAATTACGCTTAACCAAGGGGAGCTTTTACTGGCACTTTAGTGGCCGACAGGAGCTTCTTGAGGGAATGGCAGACCGTTACGCCAATGCCCACCATAGAGAAATTCGAGAGCGGATAGATTCATCTGATTTAGATGATTGGGAGCGGATAAAGCTAGTAGCTAAAGACGCTTTTGACAATTATGCGCGCATAGATCATGCCATGCGTATTTGGGCAGAGGAGTGTGAATTTACTGCCGAGGCAATAAAACTTTCCGATGCTAGGACGCTGCGTTTTACCGAGGAGAAATTGGTCAACCTCGGAGTTCCTCAAGATCGAGCCACGTTAATTGCAAGGTTAATGCTGTGCACCGGCTTGGGTTTTTCTTTCGCCCAGCCCTCGCTGGGGGGGAAAAAAGAATATGAAGAATTGGAGCCGCTGATCGAAAGTCTGATTGATATCGAGCGTGCGAAGAAGAGGTAA
- a CDS encoding DUF6285 domain-containing protein, whose translation MSSAEATELLEAVRLFLREEVLPELEGFKAYNTRVAANALRIAAREIDKAPEREALDKVATQKFELQDAEGSAASRLAKKIRDGEQEVTPELISWLKRHCLLSMAVDNPRYSGFQQASQQWTDL comes from the coding sequence ATGAGTAGTGCTGAAGCCACTGAGTTGCTGGAAGCTGTGCGCCTTTTTTTGCGGGAAGAGGTTCTACCTGAGCTAGAAGGATTCAAGGCCTACAATACTCGGGTGGCGGCCAATGCATTGCGTATTGCCGCTCGTGAAATTGATAAGGCCCCCGAACGGGAAGCTTTAGATAAGGTAGCTACTCAAAAGTTTGAGTTGCAAGACGCGGAGGGCTCCGCAGCCTCACGGCTTGCTAAGAAAATACGTGATGGTGAGCAGGAGGTTACGCCTGAGTTAATAAGCTGGCTTAAACGCCATTGCTTATTGAGCATGGCCGTCGATAATCCACGCTACTCTGGTTTTCAGCAGGCCAGTCAGCAGTGGACTGATCTCTGA
- a CDS encoding phosphotransferase family protein → MSKINEEMALRLTAALQGMGQQGEVHGLRRLSGGANMETWSFDWQSGEAKEPLILRRLPSGGTSDEGDAHKLDIETEAKVIGAAVKHGVAAPKVRLVLNETNDLGKGFVMSRERGEALPNRLLVDAQYAAAREKLAFQCGAELGKIQQVPLDALPAGLPDNSGDAMLKRLRAMIDQYGAASPVHEVAFKWLQDNAPASTQKVLVHGDFRMGNILVDEQGLVAVLDWEMAYIGHPAADIGLMCANVWRFGSPLPVGGFGVYEDLLSGYESVTGTRPTMEEIRYWQVVTTLGWGLVCLMMQDMYRSGKDRSLERAAIGRRVSESEIDLMLMMEGNL, encoded by the coding sequence TTGAGTAAAATAAATGAAGAAATGGCTCTCCGTCTAACGGCGGCATTGCAGGGCATGGGGCAGCAAGGTGAAGTTCACGGATTACGCCGACTTTCCGGTGGCGCCAATATGGAAACTTGGTCTTTCGATTGGCAAAGCGGCGAGGCCAAAGAGCCGCTCATTCTAAGGCGCTTACCAAGTGGCGGTACTTCAGATGAGGGTGACGCTCATAAATTGGATATTGAAACCGAAGCAAAGGTGATCGGGGCTGCGGTTAAACACGGGGTTGCGGCACCGAAAGTGAGGTTGGTGCTAAATGAGACCAACGACCTAGGCAAGGGCTTTGTCATGAGTCGTGAGCGCGGTGAGGCTCTGCCCAATCGCCTCCTGGTTGACGCCCAGTATGCGGCGGCGCGGGAGAAACTCGCTTTTCAGTGTGGTGCGGAGCTAGGAAAAATTCAGCAGGTACCGCTTGATGCACTCCCAGCCGGGCTACCAGATAACAGTGGCGACGCCATGCTAAAACGCTTGCGCGCAATGATCGATCAATATGGCGCTGCATCTCCTGTTCATGAAGTGGCTTTTAAGTGGTTGCAAGATAACGCGCCGGCTAGTACGCAAAAAGTGCTGGTTCACGGTGATTTTCGGATGGGAAATATTCTGGTCGATGAGCAGGGCCTTGTGGCGGTGCTGGACTGGGAAATGGCGTACATTGGTCATCCAGCCGCGGACATCGGTTTGATGTGTGCCAATGTTTGGCGCTTTGGTTCACCGCTGCCCGTGGGTGGCTTCGGCGTTTATGAGGATTTATTAAGCGGTTACGAGTCGGTGACGGGAACGCGTCCGACGATGGAAGAGATTCGCTACTGGCAAGTGGTAACAACCTTGGGTTGGGGGCTTGTGTGCTTAATGATGCAGGACATGTACCGCAGTGGTAAGGATCGCAGTCTTGAACGCGCCGCCATTGGCCGCCGTGTGTCAGAGTCGGAGATCGACCTAATGTTGATGATGGAAGGAAATCTGTGA
- a CDS encoding acyl-CoA dehydrogenase family protein, with amino-acid sequence MKNFYLNETEGSELSLFCETVRRVSEELIAPAYEQWEKEGLVPRLLYNQLGEAGLLCVDVPEAYGGYGVSPRFSFAVIEELGYAGFTGFCGGLQVHNDIVPPYLLNFGTEEQKMKWLPKMVSGEAVSAIGMTEPGAGSDLKNIRTRAERVDDGYVMNGSKIFISNGQHADLVIVAAKTDPSAGAKGISLFLVDTSLPGFSRGKNLDKVGQKCADTSELFFEDLRLPADALLGEEGGGFPMMMKELARERLIIGVLALGAARGALDQTIGYVQEREAFGKSLSEFQNTRFKLAEVKTQIAANEAFVQYGIEAYCRGQLSPDVAASIKLSTSEMQCEVMDECLQLFGGYGYMSEYPIARAWVDARVQRIYGGTSEIMKEVIARSLVGK; translated from the coding sequence ATGAAAAATTTCTACTTAAACGAGACCGAAGGTAGTGAGCTGTCCTTGTTTTGCGAGACGGTGAGGCGAGTTAGCGAAGAGCTAATAGCGCCTGCCTATGAACAGTGGGAAAAAGAGGGCCTGGTGCCCCGACTGCTTTATAATCAGTTGGGTGAGGCTGGCTTGCTTTGTGTTGATGTTCCAGAAGCTTATGGTGGTTATGGGGTGTCACCACGATTTTCTTTTGCGGTAATTGAAGAGCTTGGCTATGCAGGTTTTACTGGCTTCTGTGGCGGTTTGCAGGTGCACAACGATATTGTGCCACCGTACTTATTGAATTTTGGTACTGAAGAACAGAAGATGAAATGGCTTCCCAAGATGGTGAGTGGCGAGGCCGTATCTGCCATAGGTATGACCGAGCCGGGTGCGGGGAGTGACTTGAAGAATATCCGTACTCGTGCCGAACGTGTCGATGATGGCTACGTAATGAATGGCTCAAAGATCTTTATTTCTAATGGTCAGCATGCCGACTTAGTTATTGTTGCCGCTAAAACAGACCCTTCGGCTGGCGCTAAGGGGATCAGCCTGTTTTTGGTCGATACCTCCCTACCGGGATTTTCTAGAGGGAAAAATTTAGATAAGGTTGGGCAGAAGTGTGCAGACACGTCAGAGTTATTCTTTGAGGATTTACGGTTGCCTGCTGACGCGCTTCTTGGCGAAGAGGGTGGCGGATTTCCAATGATGATGAAGGAGTTGGCGCGTGAGCGGCTAATTATCGGTGTACTTGCATTGGGTGCCGCTAGAGGTGCCCTTGACCAAACCATAGGCTATGTACAAGAGCGGGAGGCCTTTGGAAAGTCGTTATCTGAATTTCAGAATACGCGTTTTAAATTGGCTGAAGTGAAAACCCAAATCGCCGCTAACGAGGCGTTTGTACAGTACGGAATAGAAGCCTATTGTCGAGGTCAGTTGTCCCCTGATGTTGCCGCTTCCATTAAACTTTCTACTTCTGAAATGCAATGTGAAGTAATGGACGAATGCTTACAGTTATTTGGTGGTTATGGGTATATGAGCGAATACCCAATCGCCCGTGCTTGGGTGGATGCGCGTGTTCAGCGTATTTATGGTGGAACCTCTGAAATTATGAAAGAGGTGATCGCCAGATCGTTGGTGGGAAAATAA